Proteins co-encoded in one Ziziphus jujuba cultivar Dongzao chromosome 9, ASM3175591v1 genomic window:
- the LOC107427546 gene encoding probable amidase At4g34880, whose amino-acid sequence MELLRILSPFLSQLLLILLPQVSFAEFNTLPLKEATLADLQLGFKQNTLTSRQLVEFYLGQIQRLNPHLNAVTEVNPDALYEADKADHERRAKAPVSNSMLHGIPILLKDNIATKDKLNTTAGSFALLGSIVPRDSGVATKLRKAGAIILGKASMTEWAAFKSNNAPNGWSARGGQGVNPYNSSVTPCGSSSGSGIAVAANMAAVTLGTDTSGSILCPSSFNAAVGIRPTVGLTSRAGVVPISSRQDTIGPICRTVTDAVHVLDAIAGIDHDDIATIETSKYIPKGGYAQFLKRDGLKGKRIGIARGFFDFGDALFLLKHLSNISRHILIFRQGGAVLVDHLKITNALEIFGNSSGERTALEIEFKIYLNAYLKELVSSPVRSLADVIAFNNKNSKLEKIKEYGQDILTSSQATKGIGNEWKAAVSNLGRLSKNGFEKLMKKNKLDALVTAGEIVSSVLAIGGFPGIIVPAGYEDGVPIGICFGGLRGAEPKLIEIAYAFEQATKIRNPPPLNF is encoded by the exons ATGGAACTCCTAAGGATTCTCTCTCCCTTCTTGTCCCAGCTTCTTCTAATTCTTTTACCCCAAGTTTCATTCGCAGAGTTCAACACCTTGCCACTAAAAGAAGCCACATTGGCCGATCTCCAACTGGGTTTCAAGCAAAACACGCTCACTTCCAGACAACTCGTGGAGTTCTATCTGGGACAAATACAGAGGCTAAACCCACACCTTAATGCGGTCACAGAAGTGAACCCAGATGCACTTTACGAAGCCGATAAGGCTGACCATGAGCGCAGGGCTAAGGCACCGGTTTCCAACTCGATGTTGCATGGTATTCCTATTTTGCTCAAGGATAACATTGCCACCAAAGATAAGTTGAATACCACGGCTGGCTCTTTCGCATTGTTGGGCTCCATTGTGCCTCGTGATTCCGGAGTTGCGACCAAACTGAGGAAAGCCGGAGCTATCATATTGGGAAAGGCCAGCATGACCGAGTGGGCTGCTTTTAAGTCCAACAATGCACCTAATGGTTGGAGCGCCAGAGGTGGCCAAGGAGTG AATCCGTATAATTCATCTGTGACGCCATGTGGGTCGAGCAGCGGATCCGGCATAGCAGTAGCTGCAAACATGGCAGCGGTGACTCTAGGTACTGATACATCCGGCTCCATTTTATGTCCATCCAGCTTTAACGCAGCTGTGGGAATCAGACCAACAGTTGGTCTCACTAGTCGAGCTGGGGTTGTTCCCATCTCTTCAAGACAGGACACCATTGG ACCCATTTGTAGGACAGTGACAGATGCGGTTCATGTTCTTGATGCAATTGCTGGCATTGACCACGATGACATTGCAACAATCGAGACGTCCAAGTACATTCCCAAAGGTGGCTATGCGCAATTTCTCAAAAGAGATGGACTCAAGGGGAAGAGAATAGGAATAGCGAGAGGCTTCTTCGATTTTGGTGACGCACTTTTCTTACTCAAACATTTGAGCAACATTTCAAGACAC ATTCTAATTTTTAGGCAAGGAGGTGCAGTTTTGGTAGACCATCTGAAAATAACCAATGCTCTTGAAATTTTTGGAAATTCGAGCGGTGAACGAACTGCATTGGAGATTGAGTTCAAAATATACTTAAATGCATACCTAAAGGAGCTGGTTAGTTCCCCAGTCAGATCCTTAGCAGATGTTATTGCCTTCAACAACAAAAACTCCAAATTG GAGAAGATCAAGGAATATGGGCAAGACATACTAACAAGTTCACAGGCAACAAAGGGCATTGGAAACGAATGGAAAGCTGCAGTGTCCAACTTAGGAAGACTCTCAAAAAATGGGTTCGAGAAGTTGATGAAAAAGAATAAGCTAGATGCTTTGGTGACTGCTGGAGAGATTGTTAGTTCCGTGTTGGCAATTGGGGGCTTTCCAGGTATAATAGTCCCAGCAGGATACGAAGATGGGGTCCCAATTGGCATTTGCTTTGGGGGACTAAGGGGTGCAGAGCCAAAACTTATTGAAATTGCATATGCCTTCGAGCAAGCAACTAAAATTAGGAATCCTCCtccattgaatttttaa
- the LOC107427572 gene encoding probable amidase At4g34880 isoform X2 has translation MAMKNPSSSLCPQLTLLVIIIFSRINGQEFTIQEATIEGIQRAFEENKLTSRQLVDFYLQRIEILNPILRSVIEVNPDAQDQADEADRQRKGNQGRSLYGELHGIPVLVKDSIATKDKLNTTAGSYALLGSVVPRDAGVVKKLREAGAVILGKASLTEWYSFRGLGQIPNGWCARAGQGLKPTVGLTSRAGVIPVLPRHDTIGSMSRTVMDAVYVLDAIVGFDQHDYEATKEAAKFIPPGGYKQFLNLDGIRGKRLGVVRSPFIDSLNKSSVSQAFENHLNTLRERGATIVDNLEIENVDVILSPKRSGELTAMLAEFKLSLNDYLKELIASPVRSLAEVIAFNNNNPDLEKTKEYGQATFIASEKTTGFGEKEREAVELMKNLSREGFEKLILENALDALVTPGTGAIAVLAIGGHPGITVPAGYDKNGMPFGICFGGLKGTEPKLIETAYAFEQATKVRKPPFSISFKMDDKDLFGIC, from the exons ATGGCCATGAAGAATCCATCTTCTTCTCTCTGTCCACAGTTGACCCTGCTGGTAATCATAATATTCAGCAGGATCAACGGCCAGGAATTCACGATCCAAGAAGCAACCATCGAAGGGATCCAAAGGGCTTTCGAGGAAAACAAGCTGACATCAAGACAGTTGGTAGACTTTTACTTGCAACGGATTGAAATTCTAAATCCAATTCTTCGCAGCGTCATAGAGGTGAATCCAGATGCACAGGATCAAGCGGACGAGGCTGATCGGCAGAGGAAAGGCAATCAGGGGCGTTCCTTGTACGGAGAGTTGCACGGTATCCCTGTGCTGGTGAAGGACTCGATAGCTACCAAGGACAAGCTGAACACGACGGCTGGGTCTTACGCGCTGCTGGGTTCGGTGGTCCCAAGAGATGCGGGCGTGGTGAAGAAGCTCAGAGAGGCTGGGGCTGTGATTTTGGGGAAAGCTAGTCTGACGGAGTGGTATTCTTTTCGTGGTTTGGGTCAAATACCAAACGGTTGGTGTGCACGAGCAGGACAAG GGTTGAAGCCGACAGTTGGACTTACTAGCCGTGCCGGGGTCATTCCTGTTTTGCCACGCCATGACACCATTGG GTCGATGAGCAGGACAGTAATGGATGCAGTTTATGTACTTGATGCAATCGTGGGTTTTGATCAACATGATTATGAAGCAACAAAGGAAGCTGCCAAGTTCATCCCGCCCGGTGGTTATAAACAATTTCTAAATTTGGATGGGATCAGAGGAAAGAGATTGGGGGTCGTTAGGAGTCCGTTCATAGACTCTTTAAACAAATCCTCAGTTAGTCAAGCTTTTGAGAATCATTTGAACACATTAAg AGAAAGAGGTGCAACTATAGTGGACAATCTTGAAATTGAAAACGTGGATGTGATTCTGAGTCCCAAGCGAAGTGGTGAACTCACAGCAATGCTGGCAGAGTTCAAGCTCTCCTTAAATGATTATCTAAAAGAGCTTATTGCTTCTCCAGTGAGGTCTCTTGCTGAAGTTATTGCTTTCAACAACAATAACCCTGATTTG GAAAAGACTAAAGAATATGGTCAGGCCACTTTCATCGCATCGGAGAAGACAACCGGGTTTGGAGAGAAGGAAAGGGAGGCAGTTGAGTTGATGAAAAATCTTTCAAGAGAAGGATTTGAAAAACTGATTTTGGAAAATGCATTGGATGCATTGGTGACGCCAGGAACGGGTGCCATTGCCGTATTAGCAATTGGTGGTCATCCTGGAATCACTGTGCCAGCTGGTTATGACAAAAATGGCATGCCATTTGGAATCTGCTTTGGGGGTTTAAAGGGCACAGAACCAAAGCTAATTGAGACTGCTTATGCTTTTGAACAAGCAACCAAGGTCCGTAAGCCTCCATTTTCAATATCATTTAAAATGGATGACAAAGATCTCTTCGGAATTTGTTGA
- the LOC107427572 gene encoding probable amidase At4g34880 isoform X1 translates to MAMKNPSSSLCPQLTLLVIIIFSRINGQEFTIQEATIEGIQRAFEENKLTSRQLVDFYLQRIEILNPILRSVIEVNPDAQDQADEADRQRKGNQGRSLYGELHGIPVLVKDSIATKDKLNTTAGSYALLGSVVPRDAGVVKKLREAGAVILGKASLTEWYSFRGLGQIPNGWCARAGQGVNPYVRSGDPCGSSSGSAISVAANMVTVSIGSDTHGSILCPSDHNSVVGLKPTVGLTSRAGVIPVLPRHDTIGSMSRTVMDAVYVLDAIVGFDQHDYEATKEAAKFIPPGGYKQFLNLDGIRGKRLGVVRSPFIDSLNKSSVSQAFENHLNTLRERGATIVDNLEIENVDVILSPKRSGELTAMLAEFKLSLNDYLKELIASPVRSLAEVIAFNNNNPDLEKTKEYGQATFIASEKTTGFGEKEREAVELMKNLSREGFEKLILENALDALVTPGTGAIAVLAIGGHPGITVPAGYDKNGMPFGICFGGLKGTEPKLIETAYAFEQATKVRKPPFSISFKMDDKDLFGIC, encoded by the exons ATGGCCATGAAGAATCCATCTTCTTCTCTCTGTCCACAGTTGACCCTGCTGGTAATCATAATATTCAGCAGGATCAACGGCCAGGAATTCACGATCCAAGAAGCAACCATCGAAGGGATCCAAAGGGCTTTCGAGGAAAACAAGCTGACATCAAGACAGTTGGTAGACTTTTACTTGCAACGGATTGAAATTCTAAATCCAATTCTTCGCAGCGTCATAGAGGTGAATCCAGATGCACAGGATCAAGCGGACGAGGCTGATCGGCAGAGGAAAGGCAATCAGGGGCGTTCCTTGTACGGAGAGTTGCACGGTATCCCTGTGCTGGTGAAGGACTCGATAGCTACCAAGGACAAGCTGAACACGACGGCTGGGTCTTACGCGCTGCTGGGTTCGGTGGTCCCAAGAGATGCGGGCGTGGTGAAGAAGCTCAGAGAGGCTGGGGCTGTGATTTTGGGGAAAGCTAGTCTGACGGAGTGGTATTCTTTTCGTGGTTTGGGTCAAATACCAAACGGTTGGTGTGCACGAGCAGGACAAGGTGTG AATCCTTATGTACGGTCTGGAGATCCATGTGGCTCAAGCAGTGGATCAGCCATATCAGTGGCTGCCAACATGGTCACTGTGTCAATTGGTAGTGATACTCACGGCTCCATACTCTGCCCTTCTGACCACAATTCTGTTGTAGGGTTGAAGCCGACAGTTGGACTTACTAGCCGTGCCGGGGTCATTCCTGTTTTGCCACGCCATGACACCATTGG GTCGATGAGCAGGACAGTAATGGATGCAGTTTATGTACTTGATGCAATCGTGGGTTTTGATCAACATGATTATGAAGCAACAAAGGAAGCTGCCAAGTTCATCCCGCCCGGTGGTTATAAACAATTTCTAAATTTGGATGGGATCAGAGGAAAGAGATTGGGGGTCGTTAGGAGTCCGTTCATAGACTCTTTAAACAAATCCTCAGTTAGTCAAGCTTTTGAGAATCATTTGAACACATTAAg AGAAAGAGGTGCAACTATAGTGGACAATCTTGAAATTGAAAACGTGGATGTGATTCTGAGTCCCAAGCGAAGTGGTGAACTCACAGCAATGCTGGCAGAGTTCAAGCTCTCCTTAAATGATTATCTAAAAGAGCTTATTGCTTCTCCAGTGAGGTCTCTTGCTGAAGTTATTGCTTTCAACAACAATAACCCTGATTTG GAAAAGACTAAAGAATATGGTCAGGCCACTTTCATCGCATCGGAGAAGACAACCGGGTTTGGAGAGAAGGAAAGGGAGGCAGTTGAGTTGATGAAAAATCTTTCAAGAGAAGGATTTGAAAAACTGATTTTGGAAAATGCATTGGATGCATTGGTGACGCCAGGAACGGGTGCCATTGCCGTATTAGCAATTGGTGGTCATCCTGGAATCACTGTGCCAGCTGGTTATGACAAAAATGGCATGCCATTTGGAATCTGCTTTGGGGGTTTAAAGGGCACAGAACCAAAGCTAATTGAGACTGCTTATGCTTTTGAACAAGCAACCAAGGTCCGTAAGCCTCCATTTTCAATATCATTTAAAATGGATGACAAAGATCTCTTCGGAATTTGTTGA